The following coding sequences are from one Arcobacter nitrofigilis DSM 7299 window:
- a CDS encoding GGDEF domain-containing protein, with the protein MEFLNNNIIFNTIDNGIIILDENLNIKAWNKWLEVKTAVKASEIVNHNICEKFSYIDKKKLIRKVKSVLITKSSSFFSVEPHEYLIKIQSNSIMGKVFKYMRQDVTLVPYDLEKRLVCLYIYDHTKLHETSERLKKLNEELKELSSKDPLTQLYNRRYFTEAANTMQSLSIRNNHHISIIILDVDNFKNINDTYGHSIGDKVIVSLSRILENNCRKSDIVARFGGEEFVILLYNTSLAFAQSVAENIRQNVQDYFVEVKEEKFSFTLSLGVAQFDAQIDKDIESTINRADKALYNAKESGKNKVIVDL; encoded by the coding sequence ATGGAATTTTTAAATAACAATATCATTTTTAATACCATTGATAATGGAATAATAATTTTAGATGAAAATCTAAATATAAAAGCTTGGAATAAATGGCTTGAAGTAAAAACAGCTGTAAAAGCTAGTGAAATAGTTAATCATAATATTTGCGAAAAGTTTTCTTATATAGATAAAAAGAAGTTAATAAGAAAAGTAAAATCTGTACTTATAACAAAAAGTAGCTCATTTTTTAGTGTAGAACCCCATGAGTATTTAATTAAAATTCAATCAAATAGTATTATGGGAAAAGTTTTTAAATATATGAGACAAGATGTTACATTAGTACCTTATGACTTGGAGAAAAGATTGGTTTGTTTATATATTTATGACCATACAAAACTTCATGAAACATCTGAACGATTAAAAAAGCTCAATGAAGAGTTAAAAGAACTTTCAAGTAAAGATCCTCTAACACAACTATATAACAGAAGATATTTTACAGAGGCTGCTAATACTATGCAAAGTCTTTCCATTAGAAATAACCATCATATCTCAATCATCATTTTAGATGTTGATAATTTTAAAAATATAAATGATACTTATGGCCACTCAATTGGGGACAAAGTTATAGTTTCACTTTCAAGAATATTAGAAAATAATTGTAGAAAAAGTGATATTGTAGCTAGATTTGGGGGAGAAGAGTTTGTGATTCTTTTATATAATACTTCTTTAGCTTTTGCCCAAAGTGTTGCAGAAAATATTAGACAAAATGTGCAAGATTATTTTGTAGAAGTAAAAGAAGAAAAATTCAGTTTTACACTTAGTTTAGGTGTTGCACAATTTGATGCACAAATTGACAAAGATATTGAATCGACGATAAATAGAGCAGATAAGGCTCTTTATAATGCAAAAGAGAGTGGTAAAAACAAAGTTATAGTAGATCTATAA
- a CDS encoding chemotaxis protein CheX, with product MNDSNCFNDDQKDCLQELMNISYGSATAAIADIIGKFAKLSIPKIVTLSSSDFKDYIQEKVEHYPACYLVSQLIDGKLSGENLFLIDENSLKNLALQFDLNESDINEDELKDVVLEITNIISSTTSSKLAELIETDILFSPPDVRIVESAQNLEEHYHVEYNHIIIISTLIEFEVQNIHSELVMMLKDDSIGFMKSALDKIMDEI from the coding sequence ATGAACGATAGCAACTGTTTTAATGATGATCAAAAGGATTGTTTGCAAGAGTTGATGAATATATCTTATGGCTCTGCAACGGCAGCAATTGCTGATATTATTGGAAAATTTGCAAAACTTAGTATTCCTAAAATTGTAACTTTATCAAGTAGTGATTTTAAGGACTATATACAAGAAAAAGTGGAACATTATCCTGCTTGTTATTTAGTTAGCCAATTAATTGATGGAAAACTTTCGGGAGAAAATCTTTTTTTGATTGATGAAAATTCATTAAAGAATTTAGCTTTACAATTTGATTTAAACGAATCAGATATTAATGAGGATGAATTAAAAGATGTAGTATTAGAAATTACAAATATTATTTCTTCAACTACTTCTAGTAAATTAGCTGAATTAATTGAGACTGATATTTTATTTTCTCCTCCTGATGTAAGAATAGTAGAATCTGCACAAAATCTAGAAGAACATTATCATGTGGAATATAATCATATAATAATAATCTCAACTCTAATAGAATTTGAAGTTCAAAATATACATAGTGAATTAGTGATGATGCTAAAAGATGATTCAATTGGATTTATGAAAAGTGCCTTAGATAAAATAATGGATGAGATTTAA
- a CDS encoding response regulator — protein MKYLVCDDSKMARKMLIKDLKNLVGEEIEVFEATNGLEALKLYEEVFPSITFMDLTMPEMNGFDAVEKICKIDKNAKIIVVSADIQEASKAKAKANGALGFIKKPINEENLKQILLKLKVL, from the coding sequence ATGAAATATTTAGTTTGTGATGATTCTAAAATGGCAAGAAAGATGTTAATAAAAGATTTAAAAAATTTAGTGGGTGAAGAAATAGAAGTTTTCGAAGCTACTAATGGCTTAGAAGCTTTAAAACTGTATGAAGAGGTATTTCCTTCTATTACTTTTATGGATTTAACAATGCCTGAGATGAATGGTTTTGATGCAGTAGAAAAAATATGTAAAATTGATAAAAATGCAAAAATAATTGTAGTAAGTGCAGATATCCAAGAAGCTTCAAAAGCAAAAGCAAAAGCAAATGGTGCTTTGGGATTTATCAAAAAACCAATTAATGAAGAAAACCTTAAACAAATTCTTTTAAAACTAAAGGTTTTATGA
- the purN gene encoding phosphoribosylglycinamide formyltransferase has product MKRIGILSSHNGSGFDTLLEACENKTLDAQVVLVISNNQEAKVLEKASKNHVPNFVVNAKKYPDENLDEKITKLMLEFKVDYIFLSGYMKKIEENLLKNFPNKIINSHPALLPKFGGKGMYGKFVHEAVIKEKDKQSGCTIHLVNENYDEGKYILQEKVSLSSDETIETLENKIKNLEKETIIKAFKKMLS; this is encoded by the coding sequence ATGAAACGAATTGGAATACTCTCTTCACACAATGGAAGTGGATTTGATACACTTTTAGAAGCTTGTGAAAACAAAACTTTAGATGCGCAAGTGGTATTAGTAATCTCTAATAACCAAGAAGCAAAAGTGTTAGAAAAAGCATCAAAAAATCATGTTCCAAATTTTGTTGTAAATGCAAAAAAATATCCAGATGAAAACCTTGATGAAAAAATTACAAAGTTGATGCTTGAATTCAAAGTTGATTATATATTTTTATCAGGATATATGAAAAAAATCGAAGAAAACCTTTTAAAAAATTTCCCAAATAAAATCATAAATTCCCATCCTGCCTTATTACCAAAATTTGGTGGGAAAGGTATGTATGGGAAATTTGTACATGAGGCTGTTATAAAAGAAAAAGATAAACAATCAGGATGTACAATACATTTAGTAAATGAAAATTATGATGAAGGTAAATATATACTTCAAGAAAAGGTTTCTTTATCAAGTGATGAGACTATAGAAACTTTGGAAAATAAAATAAAAAATTTAGAGAAAGAAACTATTATAAAAGCATTTAAAAAAATGTTAAGTTGA
- a CDS encoding DMT family transporter, producing MKNLAIIAFWALGIIWGSNFIYMKMAADYISPMQVVFFRVLFGFIPVFLYAIYTKSLKLKDLKYSFHFIVMSLLATVVYYFGFVKGCALLLSGVAGALSGSIPLFSFLLAAIFLKEEKITKLAFLGVFIGFLGVVLISDVFNENIMASSMEGMLSMILGSLSVGASFIYAKKYVMPLKLKAEALTTYQLGFGVLILLFITDFNGINNIWQDTHSALGLVIGLGLLGTGLAYIIYYYMIEKLGALKASSITYIPPVVALIIAVFIVGEDIKLIDIIATGFIFLGVFLINQRKKA from the coding sequence ATGAAAAATTTGGCGATTATTGCATTTTGGGCTTTAGGTATTATTTGGGGAAGTAATTTTATTTATATGAAAATGGCGGCTGATTATATTTCTCCCATGCAAGTTGTTTTTTTCAGGGTTTTATTTGGATTTATTCCTGTTTTTTTATATGCAATTTACACGAAAAGTTTGAAACTAAAAGATTTAAAATATAGTTTTCATTTTATTGTTATGTCTCTACTTGCAACTGTTGTTTATTATTTTGGATTTGTAAAAGGGTGTGCTTTACTTTTATCTGGAGTTGCAGGAGCTTTAAGTGGTTCAATTCCTCTTTTTTCATTTTTACTTGCAGCTATATTTTTAAAAGAAGAAAAAATCACAAAGCTTGCTTTTTTAGGTGTTTTTATAGGTTTTTTAGGAGTTGTTTTAATAAGTGATGTATTTAATGAAAACATTATGGCTTCTAGTATGGAAGGGATGCTTTCTATGATTTTAGGATCACTTAGTGTGGGAGCTTCATTTATTTATGCTAAAAAATATGTGATGCCTTTAAAATTAAAAGCTGAGGCATTAACTACTTATCAGTTAGGTTTTGGTGTTTTGATTTTATTATTTATTACAGATTTTAATGGTATAAATAATATTTGGCAAGATACTCATAGTGCACTTGGATTGGTTATTGGGTTGGGATTATTAGGTACGGGACTAGCTTATATTATTTATTATTATATGATTGAAAAATTAGGGGCATTAAAGGCTTCTTCTATTACTTATATTCCACCAGTTGTTGCACTTATTATTGCTGTATTTATTGTGGGAGAAGATATTAAATTAATTGATATTATTGCTACGGGGTTTATATTTTTAGGAGTATTCTTAATAAACCAAAGAAAAAAAGCATGA
- the ruvC gene encoding crossover junction endodeoxyribonuclease RuvC → MKKKILGIDPGTINCGYAVIEKERNNLRLCEAGLIKIKSKILQEQIVEMVEGLDLIFENHEINEVAIEDMFYAFNPKSVIKLAQFRGAISLKVLQKFGNFSEYTPLQVKKAVTGNGKAAKEQVAFMVKRLLGIKKEIKPLDITDAIAIALTHAQRLK, encoded by the coding sequence TTGAAAAAAAAGATATTAGGAATTGACCCAGGAACTATAAATTGTGGTTATGCAGTTATAGAAAAAGAAAGAAATAATTTACGACTTTGTGAAGCTGGATTAATAAAAATAAAAAGTAAAATTTTGCAAGAACAAATAGTGGAAATGGTTGAAGGATTAGATCTGATTTTTGAAAATCACGAGATAAATGAAGTAGCCATAGAAGATATGTTTTATGCTTTTAATCCAAAAAGTGTAATTAAACTTGCTCAATTTAGAGGTGCCATATCTCTAAAAGTTCTACAAAAATTTGGAAATTTTTCTGAATATACTCCTTTACAAGTTAAAAAAGCAGTTACCGGAAATGGAAAAGCGGCAAAAGAACAAGTGGCGTTTATGGTAAAAAGATTATTGGGTATAAAAAAAGAGATAAAACCTCTTGATATTACAGATGCAATTGCAATTGCATTAACACATGCTCAACGATTAAAATAA